From the Bacteriovorax sp. Seq25_V genome, one window contains:
- a CDS encoding L-threonylcarbamoyladenylate synthase, translated as MAQIYIYPTDTVWGIGGDIYDPETYIEIAKIKQTPADKPLSLLFNTLEMVESHINLSEHEFEILEKLKNLGTTFGFAKSKFKSTLPSEPFKDTEFACIRVLSSQIIDGIIEENDGPISTTSLNITKNPPMVDTDEAHGFWKKYASHTKFYEPQFDVQLSGKSSTIILFSGNDYSIAREGENIEDIKKILNTLKND; from the coding sequence ATGGCCCAAATTTATATTTATCCAACTGATACTGTCTGGGGAATAGGGGGAGATATTTATGACCCTGAAACTTATATTGAAATTGCAAAAATAAAACAAACTCCTGCCGACAAACCTCTTTCATTATTATTTAATACTCTTGAGATGGTGGAGTCTCATATCAATCTTTCTGAACATGAATTTGAAATCCTAGAAAAATTAAAAAATCTTGGGACTACTTTCGGTTTTGCTAAGAGTAAGTTTAAAAGCACTCTTCCAAGTGAGCCATTTAAGGATACTGAATTTGCATGTATTCGTGTACTAAGCTCTCAGATCATCGATGGAATTATTGAGGAAAATGACGGTCCAATTTCAACAACAAGCTTGAATATTACAAAGAATCCACCGATGGTTGACACTGATGAAGCGCATGGTTTTTGGAAGAAGTATGCTTCTCATACTAAATTCTACGAACCACAGTTTGATGTTCAGTTAAGTGGAAAATCATCAACTATAATTCTCTTCTCTGGTAATGACTATTCTATTGCTAGAGAGGGAGAGAATATCGAAGATATAAAAAAAATTTTAAATACTTTGAAAAATGATTGA
- a CDS encoding methyltransferase, producing MIDDNFYQPEFYHFNEDSLELSKLVLKELGESEIETFLDAACGCGIIGIEILRNKSINETYFIEKQAEFLESLEKNIQKYIPSRTSHIVIDEIQSFNREVKFDLITINPPYFNSKNSRPSPDVNKNTCRIFEETDLENIFRKLFKMLNANGRMYFSFRKDEISIIEKIAVENKRELNLVKDLNGAGLFRIV from the coding sequence ATGATTGATGATAATTTCTACCAACCAGAGTTTTATCACTTCAACGAAGATTCGCTAGAACTTTCTAAGCTAGTCTTGAAAGAGCTAGGGGAGAGTGAAATTGAAACATTTTTGGATGCTGCTTGTGGCTGTGGAATTATTGGTATTGAAATATTAAGAAACAAAAGTATTAATGAGACCTACTTCATTGAGAAACAAGCAGAGTTTCTAGAGTCGCTAGAAAAGAATATTCAAAAATATATACCAAGTAGAACATCTCATATTGTAATCGATGAAATTCAATCCTTTAACAGAGAAGTAAAGTTTGATCTGATTACTATTAATCCACCATATTTTAATAGTAAAAACTCTAGGCCATCCCCTGATGTGAATAAAAATACTTGCCGCATATTCGAAGAAACTGATCTCGAAAATATTTTTAGAAAATTATTTAAAATGTTAAATGCTAATGGAAGAATGTATTTTTCTTTTAGAAAAGATGAAATTTCAATAATCGAAAAAATTGCTGTTGAAAATAAGCGAGAGCTTAATCTTGTTAAAGATCTTAATGGTGCCGGTTTATTCAGGATCGTTTAA
- a CDS encoding DUF721 domain-containing protein, producing MKSIKDLLNDNNFGTYTNYSKKSVNSKGGDIFDFLELINRWSEIVGPKLCEHTIPLKMQHKSLTVLTSHPVYAQQLSFMETPIIMKIEQTFPQMQGHIKKIFFKADNAYFQKQVKQATQKQVVKQEFKQKWHKQSPQYKKLEQQALQSLGDIEDQELKEKLVSIYIQLNDPE from the coding sequence ATGAAGTCTATTAAAGACCTACTAAATGATAATAACTTTGGAACATATACAAATTACTCAAAGAAGAGCGTTAACTCTAAAGGCGGAGATATCTTCGATTTTCTTGAATTAATCAATCGCTGGAGTGAAATTGTCGGGCCCAAACTTTGTGAGCACACAATCCCACTTAAGATGCAGCACAAGTCATTAACTGTTCTAACTTCACACCCTGTTTATGCTCAACAACTTTCTTTCATGGAAACGCCAATCATCATGAAAATTGAGCAAACATTTCCTCAGATGCAGGGACATATAAAGAAGATTTTCTTCAAGGCCGACAATGCATACTTTCAAAAACAAGTTAAGCAAGCGACACAGAAGCAAGTGGTAAAACAGGAATTCAAGCAAAAGTGGCACAAGCAATCACCTCAGTATAAGAAGCTTGAACAACAGGCACTTCAAAGTCTTGGGGATATCGAAGATCAGGAATTAAAGGAAAAACTAGTTTCGATCTACATTCAGTTAAACGATCCTGAATAA
- the rpsT gene encoding 30S ribosomal protein S20, with amino-acid sequence MANHKSAKKRAKQSIVRNERNTARKSGVKSAIKKLRTAITEGNKQTAGELLVNAQRLLARLAKTGVIKHNAAARKTSRLADAVNKL; translated from the coding sequence GTGGCAAACCACAAGTCTGCAAAAAAAAGAGCAAAGCAATCGATTGTTAGAAACGAAAGAAACACTGCAAGAAAATCAGGTGTTAAATCAGCAATCAAGAAATTAAGAACTGCAATTACTGAAGGTAACAAGCAAACTGCTGGTGAGCTTCTTGTAAACGCACAAAGACTTCTTGCTAGATTAGCAAAAACTGGAGTTATCAAGCACAATGCAGCTGCTAGAAAAACTTCTCGTTTAGCTGACGCTGTAAATAAATTATAA
- a CDS encoding 3-hydroxybutyryl-CoA dehydrogenase, with product MSEVKLIGVVGAGQMGRGIAQVGAMNGFKVIMFDINADGLKFGHDFIAKQLAKGLEKGKWDQGFVDSTLANLTATTDLKDLKDCDLVVEAATENKKIKFELFRNLDEIVKPEAILASNTSSISITEIAANTNRPEKVAGMHFMNPVPVMKLVETITGLETSTETIELVEATAQKMGKTVVRADDVAGFAVNRILMPMINEAFYTLYEGIADAKGIDNAMKLGCNQPMGPLELADFIGLDTCLAIMEVLHEGLGDTKYRPCPLLKKYVTAKRFGRKSGKGVYEY from the coding sequence ATGTCTGAAGTGAAGCTAATTGGCGTTGTTGGCGCAGGTCAAATGGGGCGCGGTATTGCACAAGTTGGTGCGATGAACGGATTTAAAGTAATTATGTTTGATATAAATGCGGACGGTCTGAAATTTGGACATGATTTTATCGCAAAACAACTAGCGAAGGGGCTAGAAAAAGGTAAGTGGGACCAAGGATTTGTTGACTCGACTTTGGCAAACCTAACTGCGACGACAGATCTTAAAGACCTTAAGGATTGTGATCTTGTAGTTGAGGCCGCAACTGAGAATAAGAAAATCAAATTTGAGCTTTTTAGAAATCTTGATGAGATCGTAAAGCCTGAGGCGATCCTTGCTTCAAATACATCTTCTATTTCGATCACTGAAATTGCGGCGAATACAAATAGACCTGAGAAGGTTGCGGGGATGCACTTTATGAACCCTGTTCCGGTGATGAAGCTGGTTGAGACAATTACTGGACTTGAGACAAGTACTGAAACAATTGAACTTGTTGAAGCAACTGCTCAAAAGATGGGCAAAACTGTTGTTCGTGCAGATGATGTAGCAGGTTTTGCGGTAAATAGAATCCTTATGCCAATGATCAACGAAGCGTTCTACACGCTGTATGAAGGGATTGCAGATGCTAAGGGTATTGATAATGCTATGAAGTTGGGTTGTAATCAGCCAATGGGTCCACTGGAGCTTGCTGATTTCATCGGACTTGATACTTGTCTAGCAATTATGGAAGTTCTACACGAAGGATTGGGAGATACTAAATATAGACCATGCCCACTTCTAAAGAAATACGTAACAGCGAAGAGATTTGGACGTAAGTCTGGAAAAGGTGTTTATGAGTACTAA
- a CDS encoding enoyl-CoA hydratase/isomerase family protein produces the protein MSTNTFETITFETLNSKFGVLTINREAKFNALNSQVLMELKELLSDLSDNREKLQGMIVTGAGEKAFIAGADIAEMSSMETDEAFDFAELGQEVTLLFEALPYPVIACVNGFALGGGCEMAMACDFIYATENAVFGQPEVKLGLIPGFGGTQRLAKIIGRNKAKELIYTGRNVKAAEAKEIGLVVKTFATKDELIAAATATLEEISKNSPLAVGLSKFVMNEGNDLDVPAGLAIEAKHFGDIFSSYDMKEGTKAFVEKRVAEFKGE, from the coding sequence ATGAGTACTAATACATTTGAAACAATTACTTTCGAAACACTAAACTCGAAGTTTGGTGTTTTAACAATTAATAGAGAAGCGAAATTTAATGCGCTTAACTCGCAAGTTCTTATGGAGCTTAAAGAACTTCTTTCTGACCTAAGTGACAACCGTGAAAAACTTCAAGGGATGATCGTAACTGGTGCAGGTGAGAAGGCCTTTATTGCTGGGGCTGATATTGCTGAAATGAGCTCGATGGAAACAGATGAGGCATTTGACTTTGCTGAACTTGGACAAGAAGTAACACTTCTTTTTGAAGCGCTTCCATACCCAGTGATTGCTTGTGTAAATGGTTTCGCGCTTGGTGGTGGTTGTGAGATGGCCATGGCATGTGACTTTATCTATGCGACAGAGAACGCGGTATTTGGTCAACCAGAAGTGAAGCTTGGTTTAATTCCAGGTTTTGGTGGAACGCAAAGACTTGCAAAAATTATTGGAAGAAATAAAGCAAAAGAGCTTATCTATACTGGTAGAAACGTGAAGGCAGCTGAGGCAAAAGAAATTGGTCTTGTTGTAAAAACATTTGCAACTAAAGATGAGTTAATTGCGGCGGCGACAGCGACACTTGAGGAGATTTCTAAAAATTCTCCGCTTGCTGTTGGGCTTTCAAAGTTTGTAATGAATGAAGGAAATGATCTTGATGTTCCAGCGGGACTTGCAATCGAGGCGAAGCACTTTGGAGATATCTTCTCTTCATATGATATGAAAGAAGGGACGAAGGCATTTGTTGAGAAGAGAGTTGCTGAGTTTAAAGGCGAATAA
- a CDS encoding acyl-CoA dehydrogenase, whose translation MILNDYQEIRDMVAKFADTEVAPLAASIDKNEKIPADLVAKLGENGFLGSYVPEEYGGAGMDYTSYSIIVEEISRACASTGVLISAHTSLGIYPILAFGNEEQKKKFLPKLASGEHIGCFCLSEPNAGTDAGSLTTYAEDKGDYYEISGTKNFITNGKEANIAIVFAKTTKTPNYKGISAFIVDTSTPGFQVMKCEDKLGIKGSSTAQIAFDKVKVPKENLLGEYEKGFKIAMGTLDGGRIGIASQALGIAEAAFRYAKYYSNERVQFGKPLHALQAIQFILADMSTKIAASRLLIWEASRRKDEGVEYSLQSAQAKLFAAETAMWVTTKAIQVLGGNGYTKEYPVERYFRDAKITEIYEGTSEIQRVVIAANELKEFNS comes from the coding sequence ATGATACTAAATGACTATCAAGAAATCAGAGATATGGTTGCGAAGTTTGCAGACACGGAAGTGGCTCCACTAGCTGCAAGCATCGATAAGAACGAAAAAATCCCAGCTGACCTTGTTGCAAAACTTGGTGAGAACGGTTTCCTAGGAAGTTATGTTCCTGAGGAATACGGTGGAGCTGGGATGGATTACACATCTTACTCAATCATCGTTGAGGAAATTTCACGTGCTTGTGCTTCAACAGGTGTTCTGATTTCTGCTCACACGTCTTTAGGAATTTATCCAATCTTAGCTTTTGGAAATGAAGAGCAGAAGAAGAAGTTCCTTCCAAAGCTTGCAAGTGGTGAGCATATTGGTTGTTTCTGTTTAAGTGAGCCAAACGCAGGAACAGATGCAGGTTCATTAACGACTTATGCAGAAGACAAGGGTGACTACTACGAAATTAGTGGGACAAAGAACTTCATTACAAATGGTAAAGAAGCGAATATTGCAATTGTTTTTGCTAAGACAACAAAGACTCCAAACTATAAAGGGATCTCGGCTTTTATCGTTGATACAAGTACTCCTGGTTTCCAAGTGATGAAGTGTGAAGACAAGTTAGGGATCAAAGGATCTTCAACTGCTCAGATCGCTTTTGACAAAGTAAAGGTACCAAAAGAGAACCTACTTGGTGAGTATGAGAAAGGTTTTAAAATCGCAATGGGAACACTTGATGGTGGACGTATTGGGATCGCTTCTCAGGCCCTAGGGATTGCAGAAGCTGCATTTAGATATGCTAAGTATTATTCAAATGAAAGAGTGCAATTTGGGAAACCACTTCACGCTCTTCAAGCAATTCAATTTATTCTTGCTGATATGAGTACGAAAATCGCTGCTTCGCGTCTACTTATTTGGGAAGCATCGAGAAGAAAAGATGAGGGAGTTGAATATTCTCTTCAATCTGCTCAAGCAAAACTATTTGCTGCTGAGACAGCAATGTGGGTAACGACGAAGGCCATTCAGGTACTTGGTGGTAATGGTTATACGAAAGAATATCCAGTTGAGAGATATTTTCGCGATGCTAAAATCACTGAAATCTACGAGGGGACTTCTGAGATTCAAAGAGTGGTTATCGCAGCAAATGAGCTTAAGGAGTTTAACTCTTAA
- a CDS encoding GNAT family N-acetyltransferase, which produces MILRELGTLDEGAFKKGLSHWNREDWTWFTFEYKEGMTHSEHLQALADARDPNKIAPGRVPATMLYAFIDGEIVGRVSIRHELNDFLLQRGGHIGYAVNEIYRKKGYGQEILAGAIEFCRKQLGLDRVLITCSAKNTPSVRMIEKAGGVLENVVHDPDTGDEVNRYWVSLA; this is translated from the coding sequence ATGATATTAAGAGAATTAGGAACATTGGATGAGGGTGCCTTTAAGAAAGGGTTAAGTCATTGGAATCGAGAGGATTGGACTTGGTTTACCTTCGAATATAAGGAAGGAATGACGCACTCTGAGCATCTTCAGGCCCTAGCAGATGCAAGAGATCCAAATAAAATTGCTCCTGGGAGAGTTCCTGCAACTATGCTCTACGCTTTTATTGATGGCGAAATCGTAGGAAGAGTATCAATTCGTCATGAGCTAAATGACTTCCTTCTTCAGCGAGGAGGGCATATCGGCTACGCCGTTAATGAAATCTATCGCAAGAAAGGTTATGGCCAGGAAATCCTCGCAGGAGCCATTGAATTTTGTCGCAAACAGCTTGGACTTGATAGGGTATTAATCACTTGTTCTGCAAAGAATACACCTTCTGTGCGTATGATCGAAAAGGCCGGTGGAGTACTTGAAAATGTCGTTCATGACCCAGATACAGGGGACGAAGTGAATCGTTACTGGGTGAGTCTGGCTTAA
- a CDS encoding thiolase family protein, giving the protein MSVYILSGARTASGSFLGSLSSVPAPKLGAAAIEGAIAKAGVDKSKVEEVFMGNVVTAGVGQAPARQAAIFAGLDQSVQCTTLNKVCGSGLKAIISAAQSIKAGDNSLVVAGGMENMSLAPHLIMNSRTGVAKFGEAAMKDAMQWDGLWDVYSNRPMGNCAEECTRKYDLTREAQDAFSIESFKRAQAAINDGIFKDEIVAVKIQDRKGEVTVDTDEGPFKANFDKIPTLRPAFEKDGTITAANASTINDGAAAVVLGGEEYKDQAEFKIVGYAGHAQDPTWFTTAPIEAMKKNFAKTGLNVSDIGVFEINEAFAAVPMAAMNELGIDHKDLNIFGGGVSLGHPIGASGTRIIVTLMSAMKKRNCKYGMASICIGGGEALSLILEKIK; this is encoded by the coding sequence ATGAGCGTTTATATTTTATCAGGAGCGAGAACTGCTAGTGGTAGTTTTCTTGGGTCACTTTCATCAGTGCCAGCACCAAAATTAGGTGCAGCGGCAATCGAAGGTGCGATCGCTAAAGCTGGTGTAGATAAGTCAAAAGTTGAAGAAGTATTTATGGGTAACGTTGTTACTGCAGGTGTTGGACAAGCTCCAGCAAGACAAGCGGCGATCTTCGCAGGTCTTGATCAATCTGTTCAGTGTACAACTCTTAATAAGGTTTGTGGTTCAGGACTTAAGGCAATTATTTCAGCGGCTCAATCTATTAAGGCCGGAGATAATTCACTTGTTGTTGCTGGTGGGATGGAGAATATGTCACTTGCTCCACACTTGATCATGAACTCAAGAACTGGTGTGGCAAAGTTTGGTGAAGCTGCAATGAAAGATGCTATGCAATGGGATGGACTATGGGATGTTTATTCAAACCGTCCAATGGGTAACTGTGCTGAAGAGTGCACACGTAAGTATGACCTTACTCGTGAAGCTCAAGATGCATTCTCAATTGAGTCTTTCAAGCGTGCTCAAGCTGCAATCAATGATGGAATTTTTAAAGATGAAATCGTTGCTGTAAAAATTCAAGACCGTAAAGGTGAAGTTACAGTTGATACAGATGAAGGACCATTTAAGGCAAACTTCGATAAGATTCCAACTCTAAGACCGGCTTTTGAAAAAGATGGAACTATTACTGCAGCAAATGCTTCAACTATTAATGATGGTGCAGCAGCAGTTGTACTTGGTGGTGAAGAATATAAAGACCAAGCCGAGTTCAAAATCGTTGGATATGCAGGACATGCTCAAGATCCAACTTGGTTTACAACTGCTCCAATTGAAGCAATGAAAAAGAACTTTGCAAAAACTGGATTAAATGTATCAGATATTGGTGTTTTTGAAATCAATGAAGCGTTCGCGGCCGTGCCAATGGCAGCAATGAATGAGCTGGGTATTGATCACAAGGACCTGAACATCTTTGGTGGTGGGGTTTCCCTTGGTCACCCAATTGGGGCTTCTGGAACTAGAATTATCGTAACTCTGATGTCTGCAATGAAAAAGAGAAACTGTAAGTACGGAATGGCCTCTATTTGCATCGGTGGCGGTGAGGCGTTATCATTAATCTTAGAAAAGATTAAATAA